The Amycolatopsis viridis genome window below encodes:
- a CDS encoding MFS transporter, with product MPDHRATVLLTQCAGMFLVQLDVTVVNVALPTIGARLHADLPVLQWIVDGYTVVLAALLLCGGALGDVLGHRRVVLAGFAVFGAASAGCALAPAGSTLIAFRVAQGAGAALLLPGTLAVITRTYPGRREQARALGIWAGVSALALSAGPVLGGVLVSVAGWRSLFWINVPLTALAMAGTLLVPRDPPASGRVDVKGTVTGAAALALLVFAVIESSVAAGLAGVAAAVVFVAVERSSPAPMLPLALLRSRTFAAANLVAGAMNFAGLGTILVVTLYLQGVRHMPPLTAALAMLPGFLPLSLLAPVTGRLTARFGPRPVMISGLLTGVAGLCLLLRVTEHSTVAGSVLPAFALVGVGLGLLTAAVVAAAVGGVPADKAGVASGVNNTARQAFGALGIAAFGAIAGSPAQPAAFVHGLHVAALVGAASWLAAAALTAGAVGDPGRNRVAGDR from the coding sequence ATGCCCGACCACCGCGCCACCGTGCTGCTCACCCAGTGCGCCGGGATGTTCCTGGTCCAGCTGGACGTGACCGTGGTCAACGTCGCGCTGCCGACGATCGGCGCCCGGCTGCACGCGGATCTCCCGGTGCTGCAATGGATCGTCGACGGGTACACGGTCGTGCTCGCGGCGCTGCTGCTGTGCGGCGGCGCGCTCGGCGATGTGCTCGGCCATCGCCGCGTCGTCCTCGCCGGGTTCGCGGTCTTCGGCGCCGCCTCCGCCGGGTGTGCGCTCGCCCCGGCCGGTTCCACCCTGATCGCGTTCCGCGTGGCGCAGGGCGCGGGTGCCGCACTGCTGCTGCCCGGCACCCTTGCCGTCATCACCCGCACCTACCCCGGCCGCCGGGAGCAGGCCCGCGCGCTCGGCATCTGGGCCGGCGTGTCCGCACTGGCCCTGTCGGCCGGGCCGGTGCTGGGCGGTGTTCTCGTCAGCGTGGCCGGATGGCGCTCGTTGTTCTGGATCAACGTGCCGCTGACCGCGCTCGCGATGGCCGGGACCCTCCTGGTGCCCAGGGATCCGCCGGCGAGCGGGCGGGTCGACGTCAAGGGCACCGTCACCGGCGCGGCTGCCCTCGCCCTGCTGGTCTTCGCGGTGATCGAGTCCAGCGTCGCGGCCGGGCTGGCCGGGGTGGCCGCCGCGGTCGTGTTCGTGGCCGTCGAGCGGAGCAGCCCCGCGCCGATGCTGCCGCTCGCACTGCTGCGGTCACGCACCTTCGCCGCGGCCAACCTCGTCGCCGGCGCGATGAACTTCGCCGGTCTCGGCACCATCCTGGTCGTCACGCTGTACCTGCAGGGCGTGCGGCACATGCCGCCGCTGACCGCCGCGCTGGCGATGCTGCCCGGGTTCCTGCCGCTGTCCCTGCTGGCCCCGGTCACCGGACGGCTCACCGCGCGGTTCGGGCCGCGCCCGGTGATGATCTCCGGGCTGCTCACCGGCGTGGCCGGCCTGTGCCTGCTGTTGCGGGTCACCGAGCACAGCACGGTCGCCGGCTCGGTGCTGCCCGCGTTCGCGCTCGTCGGGGTGGGACTGGGCCTGCTCACCGCGGCCGTCGTCGCGGCGGCGGTCGGCGGCGTGCCCGCGGACAAGGCGGGCGTGGCCAGCGGGGTCAACAACACCGCCCGGCAGGCGTTCGGCGCGCTCGGGATCGCGGCGTTCGGCGCCATCGCGGGCAGCCCGGCACAGCCGGCCGCGTTCGTCCACGGGCTGCACGTCGCCGCGCTGGTGGGCGCCGCGTCCTGGCTGGCCGCGGCCGCGCTGACGGCCGGCGCCGTGGGCGACCCTGGCCGGAACCGGGTTGCGGGAGACCGCTAA
- a CDS encoding ArsR/SmtB family transcription factor, whose product MSGGDADIARTAALFADPARVRVLTALADGRALAASVLAAEAGLTAQGASAHLAKLREAGLVEAERSGRHRFYRLRPEGVEILETLARFSPARPITSLKEGTRAQALRFARTCYDHLAGRLGVEVTAALVGRGALIATDGVAGTGRRPGDRLSAPTATHPHALGPAADAVFASLGLDLARVNGTRRKRPLLKFCLDWSEQRHHLAGALGAALAAHFLERGWVVRSQPGHRALKLTGSGADALAAHLAVRLAA is encoded by the coding sequence ATGAGCGGAGGGGATGCCGACATCGCCCGCACCGCGGCCCTGTTCGCGGACCCGGCCCGCGTGCGGGTGCTCACCGCGCTCGCCGACGGGCGGGCCCTCGCCGCGTCCGTGCTGGCCGCCGAGGCGGGGCTGACCGCGCAGGGTGCCAGCGCCCATCTGGCGAAGCTGCGCGAGGCGGGGCTGGTCGAGGCGGAACGGTCCGGGCGGCACCGGTTCTACCGGCTGCGCCCCGAAGGTGTGGAAATCCTCGAAACGCTCGCCCGGTTCTCCCCCGCCCGGCCGATCACCTCGCTGAAGGAGGGAACGCGGGCGCAGGCGCTGCGGTTCGCCCGGACCTGCTACGACCACCTGGCCGGCCGGCTGGGCGTCGAGGTCACCGCCGCGCTCGTCGGCCGTGGTGCGCTGATCGCCACCGACGGTGTGGCGGGCACCGGACGGCGGCCGGGCGACCGGTTGTCGGCGCCGACGGCGACGCACCCGCACGCGCTCGGCCCCGCCGCGGACGCGGTGTTCGCGTCGCTGGGACTGGATCTGGCTCGGGTCAACGGGACCCGGCGGAAGCGCCCGCTGCTGAAGTTCTGCCTGGACTGGTCGGAGCAGCGCCACCACCTCGCCGGCGCGCTGGGCGCCGCGCTCGCCGCGCACTTCCTGGAGCGCGGCTGGGTGGTGCGGTCCCAGCCCGGGCACCGCGCGCTCAAGCTCACCGGCAGCGGTGCGGATGCGCTCGCCGCGCACCTCGCCGTGCGGCTCGCGGCCTGA
- the wag31 gene encoding DivIVA-like cell division protein Wag31, with amino-acid sequence MSLTPADVHNVAFSKPPIGKRGYNEDEVDAFLDLVETELARLIEDNNELRQQVEQLDAELEGTRADLEAARAGAGPQERRLAPVPPPSAVEQTQAHPMSDAAEPNVQAAKVLGLAQEMADRLTAEAKTESDGMLAEARAKSEQLLSDARTKADSMVNEARTRAEGMLNDARTRAETLERQARDKATTMERDAQRKYSETMNTLNTEKTALGKKIEELRTIEREYRTRLRGFLESQLRELDDRGSAAPASASSNSGQGAGSGTSQGYSFGPRAEAG; translated from the coding sequence ATGTCGTTGACCCCCGCTGACGTGCATAACGTCGCGTTCAGCAAGCCACCCATCGGCAAGCGGGGCTACAACGAGGACGAGGTGGACGCGTTCCTCGACCTGGTGGAGACCGAGCTCGCGCGGCTCATCGAGGACAACAACGAGCTGCGCCAGCAGGTCGAGCAGCTCGACGCCGAGCTCGAGGGCACCCGTGCCGACCTCGAGGCCGCCCGCGCCGGTGCCGGTCCGCAGGAGCGCCGCCTCGCCCCGGTTCCGCCGCCCTCGGCGGTGGAGCAGACCCAGGCCCACCCGATGTCGGACGCCGCCGAGCCGAACGTGCAGGCGGCGAAGGTCCTCGGACTGGCCCAGGAGATGGCCGACCGGCTGACCGCCGAGGCGAAGACCGAGTCCGACGGCATGCTGGCCGAGGCTCGGGCCAAGTCCGAGCAGCTGCTCTCCGACGCCCGGACCAAGGCTGACTCGATGGTCAACGAGGCGCGCACCCGCGCGGAGGGCATGCTCAACGACGCCCGCACGCGGGCGGAGACGCTCGAGCGTCAGGCGCGCGACAAGGCGACGACCATGGAGCGCGACGCGCAGCGCAAGTACAGCGAGACGATGAACACGCTGAACACCGAGAAGACCGCGCTGGGCAAAAAGATCGAGGAACTGCGCACCATCGAGCGCGAGTACCGCACGCGGCTGCGCGGGTTCCTGGAGTCGCAGCTGCGCGAGCTCGACGACCGCGGTTCGGCCGCACCGGCGTCCGCCTCGTCGAACTCCGGTCAGGGTGCCGGATCCGGCACCAGCCAGGGCTACTCGTTCGGTCCCCGCGCCGAGGCCGGCTGA
- a CDS encoding YggT family protein, whose translation MDAVRLVLYYVLFVFWLLLTARVVVELVRAFARDWRPAGGVAVTLETIYTVTDPPVRVARRIIPTVRIGGVGLDLSIMVLLLVVFILMQLALPG comes from the coding sequence GTGGATGCGGTCCGGCTGGTTCTCTACTACGTGCTGTTCGTCTTTTGGCTGCTGCTCACAGCGCGTGTCGTGGTGGAGCTCGTGCGGGCGTTCGCACGGGACTGGCGCCCCGCCGGCGGGGTTGCGGTGACGCTGGAGACCATCTACACAGTGACCGATCCTCCGGTCCGCGTGGCCCGGAGGATCATCCCGACGGTTCGCATTGGCGGCGTCGGACTGGACTTGTCGATTATGGTGCTGCTGTTGGTTGTGTTCATACTGATGCAACTGGCGCTTCCCGGGTGA
- a CDS encoding cell division protein SepF, giving the protein MSALQKLKAYFGMIPADSDGYDGYDSYEAADRYDDDYRRDYADDEAYDGFEEEPLPRARRRYRAGSDYDEETPVRARPRTPEPVAHGALAVDRQPEPVARLRPVPEPARPAARDALGRITTLHPTSYVEARGIGEAYREGIPVIINLTQMENADAKRLVDFAAGLAFALRGSMDKITNKVFLLSPPDVEVTAEERRRIAEGGLFLRH; this is encoded by the coding sequence ATGAGCGCGCTGCAGAAGCTGAAGGCCTACTTCGGCATGATCCCGGCCGACAGTGACGGTTACGACGGCTACGACTCGTACGAGGCCGCCGACCGGTACGACGACGACTACCGGCGCGACTACGCCGACGACGAAGCGTACGACGGCTTCGAGGAGGAGCCGCTGCCGCGTGCCCGGCGACGGTACCGCGCCGGTTCCGACTACGACGAGGAGACCCCGGTTCGCGCCCGCCCGCGGACGCCGGAGCCGGTGGCGCACGGCGCGCTCGCGGTCGACCGGCAGCCCGAGCCGGTGGCGCGGCTGCGCCCGGTCCCGGAGCCGGCCCGCCCGGCGGCGCGGGACGCGCTGGGCCGGATCACCACGCTGCACCCCACGAGCTACGTCGAGGCGCGGGGGATCGGTGAGGCGTACCGGGAGGGCATCCCGGTGATCATCAACCTGACCCAGATGGAGAACGCCGACGCCAAGCGCCTCGTGGACTTCGCGGCCGGCCTGGCGTTCGCGCTGCGCGGTTCGATGGACAAGATCACGAACAAGGTGTTCCTGCTCTCCCCGCCGGACGTGGAGGTGACCGCCGAGGAGCGCCGGCGGATCGCCGAGGGCGGGCTGTTCCTTCGCCACTGA
- a CDS encoding YggS family pyridoxal phosphate-dependent enzyme, with protein MSEQQRRDGIAQALAAVDERIARACAAAGRSRAEVRLLAVTKTFPATDAALLTDLGQTDLAENRDQEAGAKAAEVRALRPQVRPRWHMVGRLQRNKARSVVRWADEVQSVDSVRLADALAKALHAANQAGERSGPLDVLIQASLDDDPSRGGCPLARLGELADHVAGLDGLRLRGVMAVAPLGADPAEAFARLAGAAGDLRRDHPEAVELSAGMSGDLEAAIAHGSTCVRVGTALLGARGLASP; from the coding sequence ATGAGCGAGCAGCAGCGGCGGGACGGCATCGCACAGGCCCTGGCGGCCGTCGACGAGCGGATCGCGCGCGCGTGTGCCGCGGCCGGGCGCTCGCGGGCCGAGGTGCGCCTGCTGGCCGTCACCAAGACCTTCCCCGCCACCGACGCGGCCCTGCTCACCGACCTCGGCCAGACCGACCTCGCGGAGAACCGCGACCAGGAGGCGGGCGCCAAGGCGGCCGAGGTGCGCGCGCTGCGGCCGCAAGTGCGGCCTCGCTGGCACATGGTCGGACGGTTGCAGCGCAACAAGGCGCGGTCGGTGGTGCGCTGGGCCGACGAGGTCCAGTCGGTGGATTCGGTGCGCCTCGCCGATGCCCTCGCCAAGGCCCTGCACGCCGCGAACCAGGCGGGGGAGCGGTCCGGTCCGCTGGACGTGCTGATCCAGGCCAGCCTCGACGACGATCCGTCACGCGGCGGCTGTCCGCTCGCCCGGCTGGGTGAACTGGCCGATCACGTCGCCGGTCTGGACGGGCTGCGGCTGCGCGGCGTGATGGCCGTCGCGCCACTGGGTGCGGACCCCGCCGAAGCCTTCGCCCGGCTGGCCGGGGCCGCCGGCGACCTGCGACGGGACCACCCGGAAGCGGTCGAGCTGTCCGCCGGGATGAGCGGTGATCTGGAGGCCGCGATCGCGCACGGTTCGACATGTGTGCGTGTCGGAACCGCGTTGCTCGGCGCCCGCGGTTTAGCCTCGCCGTAG
- the pgeF gene encoding peptidoglycan editing factor PgeF, which produces MRIRRVVTTRAGGVSAPPYDTFNLGDHVGDDPAAVAANRKRLGTELGVARVAWMEQVHGRTVTVVDGSETAPAEATDALVTATPGLPVAVLVADCVPVLLGDPETGVVAAVHAGRVGARVGVLPAALEAMAAAGAETSRIEVLLGPAICGECYEVPAEMAADVDKHLPGSATRTRGGKPALDLRAGLWRQLAEAGVGKVGVDPRCTAEDPTLFSYRRDGTTGRIAALTWAEPE; this is translated from the coding sequence TTGCGCATCCGTCGGGTGGTCACGACCAGGGCGGGCGGCGTGTCGGCGCCGCCGTACGACACGTTCAACCTCGGCGATCACGTCGGTGACGACCCGGCCGCCGTGGCGGCCAACCGCAAGCGGCTGGGCACCGAGCTCGGTGTCGCGCGGGTGGCCTGGATGGAGCAGGTGCACGGCCGGACCGTCACCGTCGTGGACGGCAGCGAGACCGCGCCCGCCGAGGCCACCGACGCCCTGGTGACCGCCACCCCGGGCCTGCCGGTGGCGGTCCTCGTCGCCGACTGCGTGCCGGTCCTGCTGGGCGATCCGGAGACCGGTGTCGTCGCTGCGGTGCACGCGGGCCGTGTCGGCGCCCGGGTGGGCGTGCTGCCGGCCGCGCTGGAGGCGATGGCCGCGGCGGGTGCCGAAACGAGCCGCATCGAAGTGCTGCTCGGTCCGGCGATCTGCGGCGAGTGCTACGAGGTGCCCGCCGAGATGGCCGCCGACGTGGACAAGCACCTGCCGGGCAGCGCCACCCGCACCCGCGGCGGCAAGCCCGCACTCGACCTGCGGGCCGGGCTGTGGCGTCAGCTCGCCGAGGCCGGGGTCGGCAAGGTCGGCGTCGACCCGCGGTGCACGGCCGAGGACCCCACCCTGTTCAGCTACCGGCGCGACGGCACCACCGGCCGCATCGCCGCGCTGACCTGGGCCGAGCCGGAATGA
- the ftsZ gene encoding cell division protein FtsZ, producing MTPPHNYLAVIKVVGIGGGGVNAVNRMIEVGLKGVEFIAINTDAQALLMSDADVKLDIGRELTRGLGAGANPEVGHKAAEDHREEIEEVLKGADMVFVTAGEGGGTGTGGAPVVASIARKLGALTIGVVTRPFTFEGKRRGKQAEDGIQALRNECDTLIVIPNDRLLQLGDIGVSLMDAFRSADEVLLSGVQGITDLITTPGLINLDFADVKSVMSGAGSALMGIGSARGEGRAVQAAEKAINSPLLEASMEGAHGALLSIAGGSDLGLFEINEAASLVQEAAHPEANIIFGTIIDDSLGDEVRVTVIAAGFDSGSPTHKKLEPPAVGTRSATASAEAGQVRTPAPAAPAPPAAPPAGGGFPVTPPRTPPSGTSYGTSSSGLPQAGGGSRSYPAPRTSTTQGSLPSRAVPVTDDPSDDDVDVPPFMRR from the coding sequence ATGACGCCCCCGCACAACTACCTCGCGGTGATCAAGGTCGTCGGCATCGGCGGCGGCGGTGTCAACGCCGTCAACCGCATGATCGAGGTCGGCCTCAAAGGTGTCGAGTTCATCGCGATCAACACGGACGCGCAGGCGCTGCTGATGTCCGACGCGGACGTCAAGCTCGACATCGGCCGGGAGCTGACCCGTGGCCTCGGCGCCGGCGCCAACCCCGAGGTCGGGCACAAGGCCGCCGAGGACCACCGCGAGGAGATCGAGGAGGTGCTCAAGGGCGCCGACATGGTCTTCGTGACCGCGGGCGAGGGCGGCGGCACCGGCACCGGTGGCGCCCCGGTGGTCGCCTCGATCGCGCGCAAGCTCGGCGCGCTCACGATCGGCGTGGTGACCCGGCCGTTCACCTTCGAGGGCAAGCGCCGCGGCAAGCAGGCCGAGGACGGCATCCAGGCGCTCCGCAACGAGTGCGACACGCTCATCGTCATCCCCAACGACCGGCTGCTGCAGCTCGGCGACATCGGTGTCAGCCTGATGGACGCGTTCCGCTCCGCCGACGAGGTGCTGCTCTCCGGTGTCCAGGGGATCACCGACCTGATCACCACGCCCGGTCTGATCAACCTGGACTTCGCCGACGTCAAGTCGGTCATGTCCGGCGCGGGCAGCGCGCTGATGGGCATCGGCTCCGCGCGCGGCGAGGGCCGGGCGGTGCAGGCCGCGGAGAAGGCGATCAACTCGCCGTTGCTCGAGGCGTCGATGGAGGGCGCGCACGGCGCGCTGCTGTCCATCGCGGGCGGCTCGGACCTCGGCCTGTTCGAGATCAACGAGGCCGCCTCGCTCGTGCAGGAGGCCGCGCACCCGGAGGCGAACATCATCTTCGGGACGATCATCGACGACTCGCTGGGCGACGAGGTGCGCGTGACGGTGATCGCGGCCGGGTTCGACTCCGGCTCACCCACGCACAAGAAGCTGGAACCGCCCGCGGTCGGCACTCGCTCGGCGACGGCCTCCGCGGAGGCCGGTCAGGTTCGCACGCCGGCCCCGGCGGCCCCGGCGCCGCCGGCCGCCCCGCCCGCCGGCGGTGGCTTCCCCGTCACGCCGCCCCGCACGCCGCCGTCCGGCACCAGCTACGGCACGTCGTCCAGCGGTCTGCCCCAGGCCGGCGGCGGCAGCCGGAGCTACCCGGCGCCGCGGACGAGCACGACCCAGGGCAGCCTGCCCAGCCGGGCCGTGCCGGTGACCGACGACCCGTCCGACGACGACGTGGACGTCCCGCCGTTCATGCGGCGCTGA
- a CDS encoding DinB family protein, which produces MIRTEPARDGGEYDQLSGFLDFLREAVELKCAGLTDEQARRSLVPSELTTIAGLVGHLTYVEHYWFEVVLDGRPNRWAARLDRDPDAEFREALTVPLGDLVAGYRAQCAVSREIAAKLEPESRVPFRGGSINLRYVLIHLVEETGRHAGHLDLLREMIDGRTGE; this is translated from the coding sequence GTGATCAGGACCGAACCGGCCCGTGACGGCGGTGAGTACGACCAGCTGAGCGGCTTCCTGGACTTCCTGCGGGAGGCCGTGGAGCTCAAGTGCGCGGGCCTGACCGACGAGCAGGCCCGCCGCAGCCTGGTCCCCAGCGAGCTGACCACGATCGCCGGCCTCGTCGGCCATCTGACCTACGTCGAGCACTACTGGTTCGAAGTGGTTCTCGACGGCCGCCCGAACCGGTGGGCCGCGCGGCTGGACCGGGACCCCGACGCCGAGTTCCGGGAGGCGCTCACCGTGCCCCTCGGGGATCTGGTGGCCGGTTACCGTGCGCAATGCGCCGTCAGCCGGGAGATCGCCGCGAAGCTGGAACCGGAGAGCCGGGTGCCGTTCCGGGGCGGCTCGATCAACCTCCGGTATGTGCTGATCCACCTGGTGGAAGAGACCGGGCGGCACGCCGGGCACCTGGACCTGCTGCGCGAGATGATCGACGGCCGCACCGGCGAATGA
- a CDS encoding OsmC family peroxiredoxin, which translates to MPSRDATTHWEGGLHNGSGHVTLDSSNAGQFDVSFPTRAGSPEGRTSPKELIAAAHSSCLAMNLSGVLESENLTAESIDVSAEVTLGPADGGGLEISGIAVTLRARVPGVDAAKFAELAKTAEQTCPVFKALAGTTITLDAALD; encoded by the coding sequence ATGCCCAGCCGCGACGCCACCACCCACTGGGAAGGCGGCCTGCACAACGGCTCCGGCCACGTCACGCTCGACTCGTCCAACGCCGGCCAGTTCGACGTGTCCTTCCCGACGCGCGCGGGCAGCCCGGAGGGCCGGACCAGCCCGAAGGAGCTCATCGCCGCCGCGCACTCGTCGTGCCTGGCGATGAACCTGTCCGGTGTGCTGGAGTCGGAGAACCTGACCGCGGAGTCGATCGACGTGAGCGCCGAGGTCACCCTCGGGCCGGCCGACGGCGGCGGGCTCGAGATCAGCGGCATCGCGGTCACCCTGCGCGCCCGGGTGCCCGGCGTGGACGCGGCGAAGTTCGCCGAGCTCGCCAAAACCGCGGAGCAAACCTGCCCGGTCTTCAAGGCACTGGCCGGAACGACGATCACGCTCGACGCCGCACTGGACTGA
- a CDS encoding cell division protein FtsQ/DivIB — MAARAGSEERSRPSTRRPSAARSRRGRRPLAARRRTGTGLSRRRALRRRWVAVLTVLSVLGLGYVVLFTSLLGVRSVEVHGARSVPGDQILAAAAVPDRKPMLLLDTGGIAARVTAIPGVATVDVSRSWPSTVDITVTERTPVGFTAAADGLHLVDSGGLDYKTVQNKPEGLPELQLAVVSPDDPVTRSVVAVLATVPQPLKGQIAVVRARTPGGVEFTLTTGKTVRWGSAENADRKARVLGVLLTREGQTYDVASPELPTVS, encoded by the coding sequence GTGGCGGCGCGAGCGGGGAGCGAGGAGCGCAGCAGGCCGTCCACGCGGCGGCCGTCGGCCGCGCGCAGCAGGCGGGGCCGCCGCCCGCTGGCCGCCCGGCGGCGCACCGGGACGGGTCTGTCCCGCCGGCGCGCGTTGCGCCGCCGCTGGGTGGCGGTGCTGACCGTGCTGTCGGTGCTCGGGCTCGGGTACGTCGTGCTGTTCACCTCGTTGCTGGGAGTGCGATCGGTCGAGGTGCACGGGGCGCGCAGCGTGCCGGGCGACCAGATCCTGGCCGCGGCAGCGGTGCCGGACCGCAAGCCGATGCTGCTGCTGGACACCGGTGGAATAGCGGCCCGGGTCACGGCGATCCCCGGCGTGGCCACTGTGGACGTCTCCCGTTCCTGGCCGTCTACTGTGGACATCACGGTGACGGAGCGGACACCGGTCGGGTTCACCGCGGCGGCGGACGGGCTGCACCTCGTCGATTCCGGTGGCCTGGACTACAAGACGGTGCAGAACAAGCCGGAGGGCCTGCCGGAGCTCCAGCTGGCGGTTGTGTCGCCGGACGATCCGGTGACGCGCTCGGTGGTGGCCGTGCTGGCGACCGTGCCGCAGCCGCTGAAGGGCCAGATCGCCGTGGTGCGAGCCAGAACGCCAGGGGGCGTGGAGTTCACGCTGACCACGGGCAAGACCGTGCGGTGGGGCAGTGCGGAGAACGCGGACCGCAAGGCGCGCGTGCTGGGCGTGCTGCTGACCCGCGAGGGCCAGACCTACGACGTCGCCAGCCCCGAGCTGCCCACCGTCTCCTGA
- the murC gene encoding UDP-N-acetylmuramate--L-alanine ligase has protein sequence MSDVPAELSRAHLIGIGGAGMSGIARILLARGARVSGSDAKDSRAFLTLRAQGAEIGIGQRPQNLDALPGGPSAVVVSTAIKESNPELVAARERGIPVLHRAQALALLMAGHRVACIAGTHGKTSTTSMLTVALQHCRLDPSFAIGGDLNESGANAHHGEGGLFVAEADESDGSFLSYSPSVAVVTNVEPDHLDHHGTAEAYTAVFTRFTGRIEPGGLLIVCADDEAANALGDHAAREGVRVRRYGRSVTAPGDARVLDYRPADVGGVVRIALDGAETEVRVAVPGEHMAFNAVAALLAGLELGAPLDGLAEGLAAFGGVRRRFEFKGRAGDVRVYDDYAHHPTEVAAQLRAVRHAAGGGRVVVVFQPHLYSRTKLFAAEFASALGLADEVVLLDVYGAREEPEPGVSGALIAERITGAGVHYEPAFDRAVALAADLVKPGDLLVTMGAGDVTQLGPEILAELDRRAGG, from the coding sequence GTGAGCGACGTCCCCGCCGAGCTGAGCCGGGCCCACCTGATCGGGATCGGCGGCGCCGGCATGAGCGGCATCGCCCGGATCCTGCTGGCGCGTGGCGCCCGGGTGTCGGGTTCGGATGCCAAGGACTCCCGGGCGTTCCTGACGCTGCGGGCGCAGGGCGCGGAGATCGGCATCGGGCAGCGCCCGCAGAACCTGGACGCGCTGCCCGGCGGCCCGTCCGCCGTGGTGGTGTCCACCGCGATCAAGGAGAGCAACCCGGAGCTGGTGGCCGCCCGTGAGCGCGGCATCCCGGTGCTGCACCGGGCGCAGGCGCTGGCGCTGCTGATGGCCGGGCACCGGGTCGCGTGCATCGCCGGGACCCACGGCAAGACGTCGACCACGTCGATGCTCACGGTCGCGCTGCAGCACTGCCGCCTGGACCCGTCGTTCGCGATCGGCGGCGACCTCAACGAGTCCGGCGCCAACGCCCACCACGGCGAAGGCGGGTTGTTCGTCGCCGAGGCCGACGAGAGCGACGGGTCGTTCCTGAGCTACTCGCCGTCGGTGGCGGTGGTGACGAACGTGGAGCCCGACCATCTGGACCACCACGGCACCGCCGAGGCCTACACCGCGGTCTTCACGCGGTTCACCGGCCGGATCGAGCCGGGCGGGCTGCTCATCGTGTGCGCCGACGACGAGGCCGCGAACGCCCTCGGTGACCACGCCGCCCGCGAGGGCGTGCGGGTGCGCCGCTACGGCCGCTCGGTGACCGCTCCGGGTGACGCGCGGGTGCTGGACTACCGCCCGGCCGACGTCGGCGGAGTGGTCCGGATCGCCCTGGACGGCGCGGAGACCGAGGTGCGGGTCGCGGTGCCGGGTGAGCACATGGCGTTCAACGCGGTCGCGGCACTGCTGGCCGGGCTGGAGCTGGGCGCGCCGCTGGACGGGCTGGCCGAGGGGCTGGCCGCGTTCGGGGGTGTGCGGCGGCGGTTCGAGTTCAAGGGCCGGGCCGGGGACGTGCGGGTCTACGACGACTACGCCCACCACCCGACGGAGGTCGCGGCCCAGCTGCGGGCGGTGCGGCACGCGGCGGGCGGCGGCCGGGTGGTCGTGGTGTTCCAGCCGCACCTGTACTCGCGCACCAAGCTGTTCGCCGCGGAGTTCGCGAGCGCGCTCGGGCTGGCCGACGAGGTCGTGCTGCTGGACGTGTACGGGGCGCGGGAGGAGCCGGAGCCGGGGGTCAGCGGGGCGCTCATCGCGGAGCGGATCACCGGCGCGGGGGTGCACTACGAGCCGGCTTTCGACCGGGCCGTGGCGCTGGCCGCCGATCTGGTCAAGCCCGGGGACCTGCTGGTGACCATGGGCGCGGGCGACGTGACCCAGCTCGGTCCGGAGATCCTGGCCGAGCTGGACCGGCGGGCCGGGGGCTAG